The genomic DNA CCGCTGGCGCTCCCTGTTCGGTCTACCGTGTCGGCACCGCTCTGGCGGGTCACCGAGGGGACACCGCTGATCGTGGGAGGAGGCACATCAATAACCACCCGTGCGGACGCAGAGCGGGGCGGAACCTCCGTGGGAAGAGGCGCGGGAGCGCGACGAGACAGCGGCCTCACCGGAGGCCTGGCGCTGGCTGCCGCGGGTCTCGACGTGGAAGGGGTCTGCCTCGCGCTCTTCGTGGCAGCGGTGGCCGGCTTCGTCACCGCGTCCGGAGGCGTCGACGTGACCGGCTTCGACGGAGAGCCGGAGGCACCCGCAGGCGTCTTCCAGCCATCGATCTTGCGAACCCACGTGAGCTCAATCTCGCCCACGCCAGGGGTCGACGCCACCTCGGGCGCCGCGGGGCGCGGCGCCCCACGGGCACGTGGCGAGGGCGGGCTCGTGGGCGACTGGGCCCGTGTGGCCCGCAGCTCGTCGTCGATCTGGCGTGCGACGAGAGGGGCAAACGCGATGGCGAGCACCAACGCCACGTGCGCCAGGTACGAGAGAACAGCGCCGTGCGCGATGAACGATGCGCGCCGCGGTCGACGCTCACATCGCGCGTCGTTCCAGGCATCAAGCGCCCCCAGCGAAAGTCCGCAGAGCAGCGCGCTCAGGAACACAAGGGGAAGAAGATCGCGCTGGGCAATCGCAGCCGGCATCTCACCTGGCTGCAGGCCAAGGGTGACGCCATTCTCCCGAAGCCATCGCAAGATCGCTTCCGGCGCCTCGGCAAAGAGACAGGCGAGGCTGTAGAGCGCGGCGTTGGCGATGGCCAGCCCAGCGAAGAGCCCCGCCTTCTCGCGCTCACCGTTGCAGAGCTGCCCAAGTCCTGGAACAAGACCGTGCAACAGCGCCCGCAACGGCGTCTGTCGGGCCAGCCGGCCCCCATCGGCCTCTCCACGAGGAGAACCGAGCGGTAGCGCCCCGAGCGGAGACGGCACGCGAGGAGAGACCCCTCCGTAGGCGGGAGAGCGCCGTCGCGCCCCCCGCACGGTCGAGATGCTCCACAGCGCACCGCCCATGAGCCCCACGGCCAGCGCGGCCAGCGATGGCAGCGACGCCTGGAACGCGAGCGCGTCGTAGACACCGTGGGCCAGAACGGCCAGCAGGAAGCTGTTGAGCACCAGCGTGCCGGCGCTCCATGCGCGACGACGCCGAACACGCGCCCGGGCGAGACCGCTGCCGAGCACGATGCCGAACATGGTATGGGCCGGCACGGCGGTCAGCGCGCGCGGCACGGCAAGCTCGAGCCCTCCGTGGAGGCAGTACGCCACGTTCTCGACCGTGGCAAAGCCGAGCCCGATGCACGCCGCGTACAAGATCGAATCGTATTCGTCGGTGTGCCCTTCACGCCATCGATGCGGACCCAGGTACCAGGCGCCGAGCTTGCAGGCCTCCTCGACCAGACCGGCCACCACGAGGGCGAAGACGAACAGCACCCCGAAGCTCGTGAAGCGCCAGGGCTGTGCGGTGAGCGCCCGCTCGAGAAGCAGCGCGGGCGCCGACGCCAGCGCCCCGAGCGCCAGGGCAGGCGCAAGCCGTCGCAGGCTTCGCCCCCGCCACGCCAGCAAGGACAGCAGCACCGCGCCCGGCAGAGCTGCCGCGGCCACGATGGCCAGGGTCTGCCCGTCCACGCTGCCGTCTCCCTTCTCTCCCCCCGTCACGTCTGATCAGCGCCCGAGATCGGGGAGCGCGCGCACCGGTCGTGAGGCGTCGGCCCCGTCCATTTCGTTCCCCTGACCCTCGGCTCCCACCCAGGAGGCAATCCCCAGCGACTCGAAAATCCGTTCTCACCCCGACGAAGGACCCCCCCGATGCGCACGATCGTACGAATCCTGTGCCTGCTGTCACTCTGCGCGGCGCTGATCACGAGCGCTCCCGCCGCGCCATCTCCGAGAGCGTCCCTGCACGGTCCCCCCGTGGTGGTGGTGGGTGGAGGCCTGGCGGGCCTCATCACCGCCTTCGAGCTCGAGAAGCGGGGCATGACCTGCACCGTGATCGAGGCCGGTGACCGGCTCGGCGGACGCATCGCCACAGCCGAGTACGGGCGCGGGCTGCAGGCCGAGTACGGCATGCAGGAGGTCTGGCAGAAGAGCCCCCTCGTGGGCGTGATCCGCGAGCTCGGCCTCGAGGTGGAAGCCAGCGACGATCCCTGGTCGAGCCTGCTCATCGATGGACGGCTTCACCTCTTCACCCACAGCACCCGCGAGGCATACTTCAAGGCGCTGTTCACGCCCGATGAGAGAGCAGCCTTCGACAAGATGCTGGCCGAGCTCGAGGCGCTCTACCGAGAAGCCACCGCCCGCGGGCTCACGGCGAAGACGCAGCCGCTGCAAGATGTCTCGTGGGCCGACTGGCTCACCTCCCACCACCTCCCGGCGAAGGTGGAGCAGGCCCTGCGACTCACCATCGAGGTCGAGCTCGGCGCGGTCTCCGAGCAGTTCAGCGCACTCTCGGCGCTGCTCGAGTGGCGCGTCTTCATGTTCGGCGGGGAGAAGAACTACCACGTGAAGGGCGGCAACTCTCGCATCATCGAAGCACTGGCCCGCCGCATCCACGGGCCCCGCCTGCTCAACGCCACCGTGGTGGCCATCAAGCGCGAGAAGCCCACAAAGGGTGCGCCATCCTACACGGTCACCTATCACCAGGGACGCGACATCCGAACCGTGCGCGCAAGCGCGGTGGTGGTGGCCATCCCCTGGGTTCGACTGCACGGCATCCAGTTCAGCCCACCCCTCGACGAGGCACGCTGGAACGCCATCAGCTCGCTGGGGCGCGGGCAGTACACGGTGGTGCACTTCATCATGTCGAACGGCGTCGAGGCGCTCTGGAAGAACGCCCGCGCGTTCCCCGTGCTCTCCGGCGGCGGGCTCGGGGTCATCTACGGCCCGCATGGCCAGAGCGCGGCCAACGGTGATGAGATATTCTCCCTGCTCGTGTACGGCCTCGAGGCCCAGGCCTACCACATGAAACCCCGCGACATCAAGCGCGCAGAGACCCTGGCCGAGCTCGACAAGCTCTGGCCCGGGTTCTCGCGGTTCGTCAAGCAGACCTTCGTGTATGGCTACCATCCCGCCGCCGTGGCCTACTGGCCTCCAGGGCGATCTCCCCTCGATGCCGGGTCGGTGCTGCTGCGCACCCCCATCGACGGCCTGTTCCTCGCGGGCGACTGGCTCTACAACAGCCACTCCGAAGGAGCAGCAATCTCTGGCCTCGAGACCTCGAAAGCCGTGGCGCGCTGGCTGCGGCACTGACGACCGCGGGGTGCGCGGCGCTCAGTGCGTGGCCATCATCGAGACGTTCTCGGTGAGATCGACCAGCTCTCCCGCCACGATGGTGTGCGCGATGAGCGAGACCGACATGTCGCGGCGCCACTTCTTCCAGCCTGCGAGCAGCTCGGCTCTCGAGGGATCGAAGGCCCCTGCCCGCATGATCTGCTTGAGCTCGGTGTCTCCCACGATGAACACGCCCCCCTTGCGCGCGCGCTCGCGGAAATCGTTCGGATCCGCGCAGCTGTCCGCCTTGCATCCGAACAAGATCTCGTAGCGATACGGCGGCGCGGCGTAGACCGTGAGCGTCTGGCCACGCACGAGCGCAGCCGCCTCCGGTGGAGGTTGGTCGAGGGCGAGATCGGGCGCCAGCAGGCTCACCATCACAAGAGCCACCGCCAGTGACGCCGCCGCACCGAACAGGCGCGACCCGTGCAGCAGGCAGAGCGCGGTCAGGGCCACGGCGAGAGCGAGCACGAACATCTCGATGCGCGTCTCGCTCGTGGGAAGCAGTCGCGTGCCCAGTGCAAGCAGAGGAACCACGAGCATGAGAACGACCCCGGTCGCCACCGAGGCCGCCTTCAGCGGTCCGAGAACAGGCAGCGAGGCGAAGACGCCCTCCGGCTCAGGCGGAACGACCTCGCCAGGGCCGTCTGGGGCAGGCTCTCCCGCGGAGCGGTCGCGCGTCACCTGCGCCACGTGGGTCACGAGCAGCGCGAGCAGGGGAATCGACGGGAGAAGGTAGCGCGACCACTTGATGGCGGGCAGGCAGTACAGCATCAGGTTTGCGCCCGCAAACGAGAGGAGCAGGCGCACCACGTTGTCGCCGCGCATCGCCGGGCGCGAGAGGCTGACGCCGAGAGCGGCGATCACAAGCAGGGTCCAGGGCGCCAGCAACGCCAGGAACCCGCCCACCATTCCCGTCACAGGATTGCGGCCTCCGTTGAACTTGCCCAGGTTCTCGCCCACGATGAACTGCTCGTGGAACACGCCATACATTCCCCTCGCCCACAGCGCAAGCGGCCAGGCCCCGAGCAGCAGCACAAAGAGCAGGGCGGCGCCCACCGCGTGACGCCAGGCCACCGAACCCGACTCGACGTCATCACGCCGGCGCACCGCAAGCCAGATCGCGGTGCCCATGAGGGGGATGAGGGCCGTGGCCGGCCCTTTGAGCATGGCGCTTGCCGCCGACGAGAGCGCGAGTGCATACCAGGCACGGCTGCTGCCCAGGCTGATACACCACGCCGCCCAGGCAGAGCAGACCAGCAGGAGGGCGAGCGGCACCTCCATCATCGCCACCCGCCCGTGCTGCAGAAAGCCCACCGTGGTGCCCGTCAGCAGGGCGGCCGTGGCGGCGGCGCCATCTGAGCGCAGCAGACGCCGGCCGAACCCGTAGACGACCGCCATCGTGAGAAGGGCGGTGAGCGCGACGGGCACCCTTGCGGCAAAGAGCGTGGTTCCGAAGATGCGCATGCTCGCGGCCATGAGCCAGTAGAGGAGCGGAGGCTTGGTGAAGGTGGGCTGGCCATCCCAGTGAGGGACGATGTAATCGCCCTGCGAGACCATCACACGGGTGATGCCCAGATAGTGATCTTCATCGTTCTGATGCAGGCCGCGGGTCGCCGCGAGCCCCGTGAAGAACACGGCCACGCCGAGAAGAAGCGCGACCGAGCGCAGCGACGGTCGACGCACTAGATCAACCCCTGCAGCACGCGACGACGAGCGGCGAGGAGCTGGCGCTTCTTGTACGCAGCGTGGCTGCTCT from Pseudomonadota bacterium includes the following:
- a CDS encoding FAD-dependent oxidoreductase → MRTIVRILCLLSLCAALITSAPAAPSPRASLHGPPVVVVGGGLAGLITAFELEKRGMTCTVIEAGDRLGGRIATAEYGRGLQAEYGMQEVWQKSPLVGVIRELGLEVEASDDPWSSLLIDGRLHLFTHSTREAYFKALFTPDERAAFDKMLAELEALYREATARGLTAKTQPLQDVSWADWLTSHHLPAKVEQALRLTIEVELGAVSEQFSALSALLEWRVFMFGGEKNYHVKGGNSRIIEALARRIHGPRLLNATVVAIKREKPTKGAPSYTVTYHQGRDIRTVRASAVVVAIPWVRLHGIQFSPPLDEARWNAISSLGRGQYTVVHFIMSNGVEALWKNARAFPVLSGGGLGVIYGPHGQSAANGDEIFSLLVYGLEAQAYHMKPRDIKRAETLAELDKLWPGFSRFVKQTFVYGYHPAAVAYWPPGRSPLDAGSVLLRTPIDGLFLAGDWLYNSHSEGAAISGLETSKAVARWLRH
- a CDS encoding phospholipid carrier-dependent glycosyltransferase; this encodes MRRPSLRSVALLLGVAVFFTGLAATRGLHQNDEDHYLGITRVMVSQGDYIVPHWDGQPTFTKPPLLYWLMAASMRIFGTTLFAARVPVALTALLTMAVVYGFGRRLLRSDGAAATAALLTGTTVGFLQHGRVAMMEVPLALLLVCSAWAAWCISLGSSRAWYALALSSAASAMLKGPATALIPLMGTAIWLAVRRRDDVESGSVAWRHAVGAALLFVLLLGAWPLALWARGMYGVFHEQFIVGENLGKFNGGRNPVTGMVGGFLALLAPWTLLVIAALGVSLSRPAMRGDNVVRLLLSFAGANLMLYCLPAIKWSRYLLPSIPLLALLVTHVAQVTRDRSAGEPAPDGPGEVVPPEPEGVFASLPVLGPLKAASVATGVVLMLVVPLLALGTRLLPTSETRIEMFVLALAVALTALCLLHGSRLFGAAASLAVALVMVSLLAPDLALDQPPPEAAALVRGQTLTVYAAPPYRYEILFGCKADSCADPNDFRERARKGGVFIVGDTELKQIMRAGAFDPSRAELLAGWKKWRRDMSVSLIAHTIVAGELVDLTENVSMMATH
- a CDS encoding PrsW family intramembrane metalloprotease; translated protein: MDGQTLAIVAAAALPGAVLLSLLAWRGRSLRRLAPALALGALASAPALLLERALTAQPWRFTSFGVLFVFALVVAGLVEEACKLGAWYLGPHRWREGHTDEYDSILYAACIGLGFATVENVAYCLHGGLELAVPRALTAVPAHTMFGIVLGSGLARARVRRRRAWSAGTLVLNSFLLAVLAHGVYDALAFQASLPSLAALAVGLMGGALWSISTVRGARRRSPAYGGVSPRVPSPLGALPLGSPRGEADGGRLARQTPLRALLHGLVPGLGQLCNGEREKAGLFAGLAIANAALYSLACLFAEAPEAILRWLRENGVTLGLQPGEMPAAIAQRDLLPLVFLSALLCGLSLGALDAWNDARCERRPRRASFIAHGAVLSYLAHVALVLAIAFAPLVARQIDDELRATRAQSPTSPPSPRARGAPRPAAPEVASTPGVGEIELTWVRKIDGWKTPAGASGSPSKPVTSTPPDAVTKPATAATKSARQTPSTSRPAAASARPPVRPLSRRAPAPLPTEVPPRSASARVVIDVPPPTISGVPSVTRQSGADTVDRTGSASGAARRSAAGTASSGSASGSEGGWSSYNQYLSYRFHEGHEADLFFHNVSPDVWAVVRYKISGDGRLLDAALLETSGRPWEGDLVLRLIRACAPFQRLPEGAECIVITELFWAQEYRGFPAGSLAESLSRLPDG